Proteins encoded in a region of the Candidatus Zixiibacteriota bacterium genome:
- a CDS encoding nitrilase-related carbon-nitrogen hydrolase, whose protein sequence is MKRLRVAIDQMAPVLGDIDANIKSHQDAVRWAKSKKAELLIFPELSLSGYHVRGMVPHVALAAQGRHLKKLAESAGSLGVIAGFVEKSTDGQFYNSAAYIRDGRVQGVQRKLFLPNYGMFDEKRFFASGHRVSPFEMPWGRVGVLICFDALHPAAAYLFEQAGARVLVTISASPMRGIRSDGSMSAEESFRLAQRAHARLLGLVTILVNRVGTEEGLTFWGGSHVYDPFGDELLSMPTYEPQRAICDIDLETVSRARTLFPHLKEGRPGFVLQEMWRLRMGSDGDVAQRPPNPIVAGGTD, encoded by the coding sequence ATGAAACGACTTCGCGTTGCAATCGATCAGATGGCCCCGGTCCTGGGCGACATCGACGCCAATATCAAGTCACACCAGGATGCGGTCCGCTGGGCGAAAAGCAAGAAAGCGGAATTGCTGATTTTCCCGGAATTGTCACTTTCCGGGTACCACGTGCGCGGCATGGTCCCGCATGTGGCGCTGGCCGCCCAGGGGCGTCACTTAAAGAAGCTGGCGGAGTCGGCCGGATCGCTCGGGGTCATTGCCGGATTCGTCGAGAAGTCGACGGACGGGCAGTTCTATAATTCTGCCGCTTACATCCGTGACGGACGAGTCCAGGGCGTGCAGCGCAAGCTGTTCCTGCCCAACTATGGAATGTTCGATGAGAAGCGCTTCTTTGCATCCGGGCATCGTGTGTCGCCGTTTGAGATGCCGTGGGGACGGGTCGGTGTTCTGATCTGCTTTGACGCGCTGCATCCGGCGGCGGCGTATCTCTTCGAACAGGCAGGCGCCCGTGTGTTGGTGACCATCTCCGCATCGCCGATGCGGGGGATTCGTTCCGATGGCTCCATGTCGGCCGAGGAGTCATTCCGATTGGCGCAGAGAGCGCACGCGCGACTGTTGGGGTTGGTCACCATCCTCGTCAATCGCGTGGGGACAGAGGAGGGGCTGACATTCTGGGGCGGGTCGCACGTGTACGATCCCTTTGGCGACGAGCTGCTGTCGATGCCGACGTACGAGCCGCAGCGCGCCATCTGCGATATCGATTTGGAGACTGTCTCCCGGGCGCGCACACTGTTCCCGCATCTGAAAGAGGGGCGGCCTGGATTCGTGCTGCAGGAGATGTGGCGGCTGCGCATGGGAAGCGACGGCGACGTGGCCCAGCGTCCGCCCAATCCGATCGTGGCCGGCGGCACCGACTGA
- the rsmI gene encoding 16S rRNA (cytidine(1402)-2'-O)-methyltransferase — MSTRTPSADAGQSGILYVVATPIGNLDDFSLRAAEILRSVELILCEDTRRARILLSRHDIQSRLQSLHEHNERRQVPALLFRLAAGETIALISDAGTPTISDPGYNLITAAVDAGARVVPIPGPSAVTAILSVAGLPTDRFVFEGFLPMRSGKRQRRIAELAIEPRTIVLFESPHRIVRLLAELYGAWGERRACLGRELTKRFEEIRHGTLAELSQWAESHTLRGEIVLAVAGASD; from the coding sequence ATGTCCACTCGCACTCCGTCAGCCGATGCCGGCCAATCCGGCATTCTCTACGTCGTCGCGACACCCATCGGCAACCTCGATGACTTCTCCCTTCGGGCGGCCGAGATTCTGCGTTCGGTCGAGCTGATCCTGTGTGAGGACACGCGACGGGCGCGGATCCTCCTGTCGCGCCATGACATTCAGTCGCGCTTGCAGTCTCTCCATGAGCACAATGAACGCCGGCAAGTCCCCGCCCTTTTGTTCCGCCTGGCGGCTGGTGAGACGATCGCGCTGATTTCCGACGCCGGGACGCCGACCATCTCCGATCCCGGTTACAATCTCATCACCGCCGCCGTCGATGCCGGAGCGCGCGTTGTGCCGATCCCCGGACCGTCAGCGGTGACCGCGATTCTGTCGGTTGCCGGGCTGCCGACCGACCGGTTTGTGTTCGAAGGATTCCTGCCGATGCGCTCTGGGAAGCGACAGCGTCGGATCGCTGAGTTGGCCATAGAGCCGCGTACGATCGTGTTGTTTGAATCCCCGCACCGCATTGTTCGTCTCTTGGCCGAATTATATGGCGCGTGGGGTGAGCGGCGCGCCTGCCTCGGCCGCGAGCTGACTAAACGATTCGAAGAAATCCGTCACGGCACGCTCGCCGAACTGAGCCAATGGGCCGAATCGCATACCCTGCGTGGAGAAATTGTTCTCGCGGTAGCGGGGGCATCGGACTGA
- a CDS encoding NAD+ synthase — MIRTIDDIDLSLDDAQAVGVICNFIVDQFHKKGFYAAVIGLSGGLDSALGVAVAAEALGPRHVTALAMPSAESSKASLEDARLVAKQCGVRLLVEPIDAMEHALFDGTTGVDRVRIGNAAARFRMIRLFDHSHRHHALVIGTSNKTELLLGYGTWYGDLASAVNPIGDLFKTQVREMASFLALPQRIIDKPPSADLWPGQTDEGEIGYDYETIDKLLYLLVDREFSLEATLGVGFKETMVRDIIRRVTASQFKRSLPAIPKISLKTVGIDFHLARDWGH; from the coding sequence ATGATCCGCACCATCGACGATATCGATCTGTCGCTGGATGACGCGCAGGCCGTCGGCGTCATCTGCAATTTCATCGTCGATCAATTCCATAAGAAGGGTTTCTACGCCGCCGTCATCGGACTATCGGGAGGGCTGGATTCGGCTCTGGGAGTCGCTGTGGCCGCGGAGGCGCTGGGGCCGCGCCATGTGACCGCGCTGGCGATGCCGAGCGCGGAATCGAGCAAAGCCAGTCTGGAGGATGCCCGTCTGGTCGCGAAACAGTGCGGCGTTCGCCTGCTGGTCGAGCCGATCGACGCCATGGAGCATGCTCTCTTCGATGGCACAACAGGTGTCGATCGCGTGCGAATCGGCAATGCCGCGGCGCGATTCCGTATGATTCGCCTGTTTGATCACTCACACCGACACCACGCGTTGGTCATCGGCACATCGAACAAAACGGAGTTGCTGTTGGGTTACGGCACGTGGTATGGCGATCTCGCCTCTGCGGTCAATCCCATCGGCGATCTGTTCAAAACCCAGGTCCGCGAGATGGCATCGTTTCTCGCGCTGCCGCAGCGCATCATCGACAAGCCGCCGTCCGCCGATCTCTGGCCTGGGCAAACCGACGAAGGGGAGATCGGCTACGACTATGAAACGATCGACAAGCTGCTCTATCTGTTGGTCGACCGGGAATTCTCACTGGAAGCAACGTTGGGAGTCGGATTCAAGGAAACGATGGTGCGCGACATCATCCGGCGTGTGACCGCCAGTCAGTTCAAACGCTCACTACCTGCCATTCCCAAGATTTCGCTCAAGACGGTCGGCATCGATTTCCATCTCGCCCGCGACTGGGGACATTAA
- a CDS encoding phosphatase PAP2 family protein has product MQHSRSHNLWRRYIERASILDRLMAAYIFAFTLGLAVFDFGNASFWPRVLIHCALLFLIFLTIINWGGRTAGVRGFIRQLYPVLLYPFLYLQTQVAVHWVFPGFLDRQIVALENALFGVDPNIWLTQFESPWINEWMMMGYFSYYPLLFVTVLPLHLTGRIREVRRILLGCSIAFVISYIGFVLYPLEGPRYFLADRLSPGLEGWLFVPLVNMVIDTGAIHGGCMPSSHTAVALVVMFWMWRIRRRLAWVLLPFVATLVIATMWGRFHYLSDVVIGALIGVAAYLVSARIDDRSAHERTAGTSSGEQSRQTRVSTVTASPG; this is encoded by the coding sequence ATGCAACACAGCCGATCGCACAACCTGTGGCGACGCTACATTGAGCGCGCGTCCATTCTGGACCGCTTGATGGCGGCGTACATATTCGCGTTTACGCTCGGTCTGGCGGTCTTCGATTTCGGGAATGCGTCGTTCTGGCCGAGGGTCCTGATTCATTGTGCGCTCCTCTTCCTCATATTTCTCACCATCATAAACTGGGGCGGCCGCACTGCGGGCGTCCGCGGATTCATCCGTCAGCTCTATCCCGTCTTGCTGTACCCTTTTCTCTATTTGCAAACGCAAGTGGCGGTCCACTGGGTGTTTCCCGGGTTCCTCGATCGGCAGATTGTCGCGCTCGAAAACGCTCTTTTCGGCGTCGATCCGAACATCTGGCTGACACAGTTTGAGTCGCCGTGGATCAACGAGTGGATGATGATGGGATACTTCAGCTATTACCCGCTGTTGTTCGTCACCGTGCTGCCGCTGCACTTAACCGGACGGATTCGCGAGGTGCGGCGTATCCTTTTGGGCTGTTCGATCGCCTTTGTCATCTCCTATATCGGGTTTGTCCTTTATCCGTTGGAAGGACCACGCTACTTTCTGGCCGACCGGCTGTCACCGGGGCTGGAGGGATGGCTGTTCGTGCCGCTGGTGAACATGGTGATCGACACGGGTGCCATCCACGGCGGCTGCATGCCGTCCTCGCACACAGCGGTGGCGTTGGTCGTGATGTTTTGGATGTGGCGTATCCGTCGGCGCCTGGCATGGGTGCTCTTACCGTTCGTGGCGACATTGGTGATTGCGACAATGTGGGGGCGCTTCCATTACCTCAGCGATGTCGTGATCGGGGCATTGATCGGAGTCGCCGCGTATCTTGTGTCGGCCCGTATCGATGACCGCTCCGCTCACGAGAGAACAGCAGGCACGAGCAGCGGGGAGCAATCGAGGCAAACGCGCGTGTCAACGGTAACCGCTTCTCCGGGTTAG